A genomic segment from Thermostichus lividus PCC 6715 encodes:
- a CDS encoding DUF4040 domain-containing protein, with the protein MDNWLIAVTTLLPLTTLMLVFQSNPYHALVIRGIVGAVAALIYAVLGAADVALTEALVGTMLSIMLYAVAVRSSLVLRLGVLASALSTDTLDHLLETLRVAVAPYHLRVELIVYPTVGQLKSALHQRDIHVLCAEDDRQLLTMTRIARLYTLLKPALAEWTDLVYYPLTTDEEAPR; encoded by the coding sequence ATGGATAACTGGTTGATTGCTGTCACAACCCTGTTGCCCCTCACCACCTTGATGTTAGTCTTTCAGAGCAACCCTTACCATGCTCTGGTCATCCGTGGCATTGTCGGTGCCGTTGCTGCCTTAATTTATGCGGTGCTAGGGGCAGCGGATGTGGCGCTAACCGAGGCATTGGTGGGTACCATGCTCTCGATTATGCTCTACGCTGTCGCCGTGCGCTCCTCACTGGTATTGCGCCTAGGGGTGCTCGCCTCTGCCCTGTCCACCGATACCTTAGACCATCTGTTAGAGACTCTACGGGTCGCAGTGGCTCCCTACCATTTACGGGTCGAGCTGATTGTCTATCCTACCGTTGGGCAGTTAAAAAGCGCTCTCCACCAACGCGACATTCATGTTCTGTGTGCTGAAGACGATCGACAATTGTTGACCATGACTCGTATAGCTCGCCTTTACACCCTCCTCAAACCTGCTTTGGCCGAATGGACAGACTTAGTGTACTACCCCCTGACAACGGACGAGGAAGCCCCCCGATGA
- a CDS encoding monovalent cation/H(+) antiporter subunit G, with product MVLQWLSYACISFGLFLWLWGTWPLVGRRSPLFKLHYLSIADTLGSMAIMLGVLLRIPREWPLLLLAVIFLALWNTILGYVLAYCSQGEDSDG from the coding sequence ATGGTTTTACAATGGCTGAGTTATGCCTGCATTAGTTTTGGCCTCTTTTTGTGGCTGTGGGGAACGTGGCCGCTAGTGGGGCGGCGATCGCCCCTCTTTAAGCTGCACTATTTATCGATTGCCGATACCCTAGGGTCGATGGCCATCATGTTGGGGGTACTGCTGCGCATTCCGCGGGAGTGGCCACTCCTGTTGTTGGCCGTTATTTTCCTTGCCCTCTGGAATACGATTCTGGGGTACGTGTTGGCCTATTGCTCCCAAGGGGAGGACAGCGATGGATAA
- a CDS encoding Na+/H+ antiporter subunit E — protein sequence MTINYLNFALRLAIWLLLTADFGLVNVLIGVVVALLLPQSRVRAASLRQWLSTLGKVAMAVPRAYAEAIEILLRPHRHEAVVRQPVSPTRSPGLIFLDIFAITFTPKTIVLHYDEQGWFEVHELVQQRPQLGTTKNPKEDSGQ from the coding sequence ATGACGATCAATTATCTGAATTTTGCATTGCGGTTAGCCATTTGGCTGCTGCTCACCGCAGACTTTGGACTGGTGAATGTCCTCATTGGCGTGGTGGTGGCTTTACTGCTGCCCCAAAGCCGGGTACGGGCAGCCAGCCTCAGGCAGTGGCTCAGTACCCTAGGCAAAGTGGCCATGGCCGTCCCCCGTGCCTACGCCGAAGCGATTGAAATCCTGCTGCGCCCGCATCGGCATGAAGCAGTGGTGCGTCAACCCGTCAGCCCGACGCGATCGCCAGGGTTAATTTTCCTCGATATTTTTGCCATTACCTTTACCCCCAAAACCATTGTGCTGCACTACGACGAACAGGGGTGGTTCGAGGTGCATGAACTAGTTCAGCAACGGCCACAGTTAGGGACAACCAAAAACCCCAAAGAGGATAGTGGACAATGA
- a CDS encoding cation:proton antiporter, whose amino-acid sequence MTDLAIAWILVPFVAGLTLYLLPVLARGLTLAIAVLSLCVGLAITIQDINFSFVLMDSFGIALRIDSLSGYFIVTNALVLLAAVLYTWRCDYKAFFYVLLCLLHGSANTVFISADFLSLYVNLEVLGIVVFLLIAYPRGDRPLWIGLRYLMVGNVAMLFYLMGVGLVYQASHSFSFDVLLHAPPEAVALILMALLAKGAIFVSGLWLPQTNVVAAPVVAALLAGIVENAGVFPLVRLSLLYGEISKIVQLFALGSIFFGPLLALVADDVRRLLSFSTLGQLGWVIISPAAAGLYALMHGLAKAALFLSVGELRHYRLSELRQHGMARPIAIAMIIAGYGIVGVPLLAGFSAKALTISYLAPWQQGLLYGAGFLTATIYSKLVFIPQQPTSTPLPLGYSAATLVLLGGLVFADAGYLQAYTPANLLRSLVPPAVGLLLVGLGVSRWESSWRGAWEQLEHLLGVMLLLLIGLVWLAL is encoded by the coding sequence ATGACTGATTTAGCGATCGCCTGGATTTTAGTCCCCTTTGTGGCCGGACTCACGCTCTATTTACTGCCGGTGTTGGCGCGGGGGTTGACCTTGGCGATCGCCGTGCTGTCGCTCTGCGTGGGGCTAGCCATCACCATCCAAGACATCAACTTCTCCTTTGTGTTGATGGATAGTTTTGGCATTGCCCTACGCATTGATAGTCTCAGTGGCTATTTCATTGTCACGAATGCCCTTGTCCTCTTGGCGGCAGTGCTCTATACCTGGCGCTGTGACTACAAGGCTTTTTTTTACGTGCTGCTGTGCCTGCTTCACGGCAGTGCCAATACGGTTTTTATCTCGGCGGATTTTCTTAGCCTCTACGTCAACCTAGAGGTGTTGGGGATAGTGGTCTTTCTTTTAATTGCCTATCCCCGGGGCGATCGCCCCCTGTGGATTGGCCTGCGCTACCTGATGGTGGGCAATGTGGCCATGCTCTTTTATTTGATGGGGGTGGGCTTAGTCTATCAGGCCAGTCACAGCTTTTCCTTTGATGTCTTGCTGCACGCTCCCCCAGAGGCGGTGGCACTGATTTTGATGGCACTGTTAGCCAAGGGGGCGATCTTTGTCAGCGGTCTTTGGCTGCCCCAAACCAATGTCGTGGCTGCGCCGGTGGTAGCGGCACTGTTAGCTGGAATTGTTGAAAATGCTGGGGTTTTTCCTTTGGTGCGGTTGAGCCTGCTCTATGGGGAAATTAGCAAGATCGTGCAACTGTTTGCTCTCGGTTCGATTTTCTTTGGCCCACTCCTAGCGTTGGTGGCTGATGATGTGCGACGATTGCTCAGCTTTAGTACCCTTGGCCAACTGGGGTGGGTGATTATTTCGCCGGCGGCGGCGGGCTTGTATGCTCTGATGCATGGACTGGCAAAAGCTGCCCTATTCCTCAGTGTAGGTGAATTGCGCCACTATCGCCTGAGTGAGCTACGACAGCACGGCATGGCGCGTCCGATCGCGATCGCCATGATCATTGCTGGCTATGGCATTGTTGGCGTGCCCCTGTTAGCAGGTTTCAGTGCCAAGGCGCTGACAATCAGTTACCTAGCGCCATGGCAACAAGGACTATTGTATGGGGCTGGCTTTTTGACCGCCACCATCTATAGCAAACTGGTGTTTATTCCGCAGCAGCCGACCTCAACCCCACTGCCCCTTGGTTATAGTGCGGCCACGTTGGTGCTGCTTGGCGGTCTGGTATTTGCTGATGCTGGTTACCTGCAAGCCTACACCCCAGCGAACCTGCTGCGGTCTCTGGTGCCGCCAGCGGTGGGGCTGCTCCTTGTGGGGCTGGGGGTGTCTCGTTGGGAGTCCTCATGGCGGGGCGCCTGGGAGCAGCTCGAGCATTTACTGGGGGTAATGCTGTTGCTGTTAATTGGCTTGGTGTGGTTGGCGCTATGA
- a CDS encoding cation:proton antiporter subunit C, whose amino-acid sequence MIYLEASIFITILVGFLATIIKKNLLMKIVTMDVMSTGVVALFVVIATHSGLVTPILRPGAAPAIAYADPVPQGVILTAIVIGLSIQTLMLVAAMKLARDNPTLETSEIDQKYL is encoded by the coding sequence ATGATCTATCTCGAAGCCAGTATCTTTATCACCATTTTGGTGGGGTTTTTAGCCACCATCATTAAAAAAAATCTCCTCATGAAAATCGTGACGATGGATGTGATGAGTACTGGGGTTGTTGCCCTCTTTGTGGTCATTGCCACCCATAGTGGGTTGGTGACACCGATTTTACGTCCGGGGGCAGCACCGGCAATTGCCTACGCTGATCCAGTGCCCCAAGGGGTGATTCTGACGGCGATTGTGATTGGTTTGTCAATCCAAACGCTGATGCTGGTGGCCGCCATGAAGCTGGCGCGGGATAACCCGACCCTAGAAACAAGTGAAATTGATCAGAAGTATTTGTAG
- a CDS encoding NAD(P)H-quinone oxidoreductase subunit 4, with amino-acid sequence MNAQFPWLTVLTVLPLVAALLIPLLPDRDGKTVRWYALAIALVEFALSATVFWQHYDGQSAQIQMVETVAWLPQIGLNWSLAVDGLAVPLILLTGLVNTVAIFAAWQVKQKPRLFYFLMLALYSAQVGVFAAQDLILFFLIWELELVPVYLLISIWGGPKRQYAATKFILYTAVGSVFILLAGLAMAFYGGDVTLNMAALGLKDYPLALELFAYAGFLLAFGVKLPIFPLHTWLPDAHGEASAPVSMVLAGVLLKMGGYGLIRFNLQMLPDAHIYFAPVLIALGVVNIVYGALTAFAQENLKRRLAYSSISHMGFVLLGIGALNSVGLNGAMLQMLSHGLIAAVLFFLAGVTYDRTHTLAMEKMSGIAQSMPKTFALFTAGSMASLALPGMSGFVSELTVFLGLTSSDAYSTTFKVGVIFLAAVGLIITPVYLLSMVRRVFTGQQGGDMFDKLLLDINPRETFIALSLLLPILAVGMYPKLATQTYDVTTTAIATQVHAALPAIAQHHLPLYAQLTQSAPMLPTEATVAVNRL; translated from the coding sequence ATGAATGCCCAATTTCCTTGGCTGACTGTACTGACGGTGTTGCCGTTAGTGGCTGCACTTTTGATTCCCTTGTTGCCCGATCGCGATGGCAAGACAGTCCGCTGGTATGCACTGGCGATCGCGCTCGTTGAATTTGCCCTTTCAGCTACCGTATTTTGGCAGCACTACGATGGTCAGTCTGCTCAGATTCAGATGGTGGAGACCGTGGCGTGGCTGCCGCAAATTGGCCTGAATTGGTCATTGGCGGTGGATGGTCTTGCCGTTCCCCTAATTTTGCTGACGGGTCTAGTCAACACAGTGGCAATTTTTGCAGCTTGGCAGGTCAAGCAAAAGCCACGCTTGTTTTACTTCCTGATGCTGGCGCTCTATAGTGCTCAAGTTGGAGTGTTTGCCGCTCAAGACTTAATTCTCTTTTTCCTGATTTGGGAACTGGAGTTAGTGCCGGTCTATTTATTGATTTCAATCTGGGGAGGCCCCAAACGGCAGTACGCGGCCACTAAGTTTATTCTCTACACCGCTGTTGGCTCGGTCTTTATCCTCCTCGCAGGGTTAGCGATGGCCTTTTACGGCGGTGACGTCACATTGAATATGGCAGCCTTGGGGTTAAAAGACTATCCCTTGGCGCTCGAGCTGTTTGCCTATGCTGGGTTCCTGTTGGCCTTTGGGGTGAAGCTGCCCATTTTCCCGCTGCACACGTGGCTACCGGATGCCCATGGCGAAGCCTCCGCACCTGTCTCGATGGTCTTGGCAGGGGTGCTGCTGAAGATGGGGGGGTATGGCCTCATTCGCTTTAACCTACAAATGCTGCCGGATGCGCACATTTACTTCGCCCCTGTCTTGATTGCCCTAGGGGTCGTGAATATTGTCTATGGCGCCCTAACGGCTTTTGCCCAAGAAAACCTGAAGCGGCGGCTGGCCTACTCCTCCATTTCTCACATGGGGTTTGTGCTCTTGGGGATTGGTGCCCTCAATAGCGTTGGTCTGAATGGGGCGATGTTGCAAATGCTCTCCCACGGACTCATTGCAGCGGTGTTATTCTTCTTGGCGGGCGTCACCTACGATCGCACCCACACCCTAGCGATGGAAAAAATGAGTGGCATTGCCCAATCGATGCCGAAAACCTTTGCCCTCTTTACTGCGGGGTCGATGGCCTCCTTGGCCTTGCCGGGGATGAGTGGCTTTGTCAGCGAACTCACAGTCTTTTTAGGGCTGACCAGCAGTGATGCCTACTCCACAACCTTCAAGGTAGGCGTGATTTTCCTTGCGGCAGTGGGGCTGATTATTACACCAGTGTATTTGCTCTCGATGGTGCGGCGGGTGTTCACCGGCCAGCAGGGTGGGGATATGTTTGACAAGCTGTTGCTGGACATTAACCCCCGCGAAACCTTTATTGCCCTTTCGTTGCTGCTCCCCATTTTGGCAGTGGGCATGTATCCTAAGCTGGCGACCCAAACCTACGATGTCACGACCACGGCGATCGCCACTCAGGTTCATGCGGCCTTACCTGCCATTGCTCAGCATCACCTACCCCTTTACGCGCAACTGACCCAGTCTGCACCGATGTTACCCACAGAGGCCACGGTGGCGGTGAACCGCCTCTAG
- a CDS encoding Calvin cycle protein CP12: MSNLEKQIEQAREEAHQVCDTEGVTSGQCAAAWDALEELQAEAAHQRTEQQEHKTSFQQYCDDNPDAAECRIYDD, from the coding sequence ATGAGTAATCTTGAGAAACAAATTGAGCAAGCTCGTGAGGAAGCGCATCAGGTGTGTGATACCGAAGGTGTGACCTCTGGACAATGTGCCGCTGCATGGGATGCCCTAGAAGAACTCCAAGCAGAAGCCGCCCATCAGCGGACTGAACAGCAAGAGCATAAAACCTCGTTTCAGCAATACTGCGACGATAATCCTGACGCTGCGGAGTGTCGCATTTACGACGACTAG
- a CDS encoding fructosamine kinase family protein codes for MSRWPQLWDRLEAATGQRLHDGKALAVGGGSINDAYVWQHPQQTLFVKFNRPEREAMFAAEALALEAIASVQAIRVPKPMLWGTVAGASFLVLEYLPLTSHGDWRQMGVHLAQLHRQGTGDRYGWVQDNTIGATPQINPWSDHWPDFFAEARLGYQFKLARRRGGVFPQADALLARVSDLLNHHPTPTLVHGDLWSGNAAFIRGGEPVIFDPASYYGDREVDVAMTELFGGFPRAFYQGYADTYPLASGYEQRKTLYNLYHILNHFNLFGGSYEAQAQRMIQQLLR; via the coding sequence ATGAGTCGCTGGCCACAACTGTGGGATCGCCTTGAGGCGGCAACCGGTCAGCGACTTCATGACGGTAAAGCCTTGGCGGTGGGTGGCGGCAGCATTAACGATGCTTACGTTTGGCAGCATCCCCAGCAGACCCTATTTGTAAAGTTTAATCGTCCAGAGCGGGAGGCGATGTTTGCTGCCGAGGCGCTGGCTCTTGAGGCGATCGCCAGTGTCCAAGCCATTCGTGTGCCTAAGCCCATGCTTTGGGGCACCGTTGCGGGGGCTAGCTTTTTAGTACTGGAGTATTTGCCCCTGACCAGCCATGGGGACTGGCGACAGATGGGGGTGCACCTAGCGCAGCTGCACCGACAGGGAACCGGCGATCGCTACGGCTGGGTGCAAGATAACACCATTGGTGCCACCCCTCAGATCAACCCTTGGTCTGACCACTGGCCAGACTTTTTTGCAGAGGCACGCCTAGGCTACCAGTTTAAGTTAGCCCGACGGCGGGGCGGAGTGTTTCCCCAGGCGGATGCACTCTTAGCACGGGTGAGTGACCTGCTCAATCATCACCCCACCCCAACTCTTGTGCACGGTGATCTGTGGTCAGGGAACGCTGCGTTTATCCGCGGTGGTGAGCCAGTGATTTTTGACCCTGCCAGCTACTACGGCGATCGCGAGGTGGACGTAGCAATGACTGAACTATTTGGCGGCTTTCCTAGGGCATTTTATCAGGGCTACGCAGACACCTACCCCCTCGCCTCTGGCTACGAGCAGCGCAAGACACTCTATAACCTGTATCACATCCTCAACCACTTCAACCTCTTTGGCGGTAGCTACGAAGCCCAAGCACAGCGGATGATTCAACAACTGTTGCGCTGA
- the hisS gene encoding histidine--tRNA ligase: MGLQAPRGTRDILPAERIYWQQLEATARQILDRAAYREICTPIFEQTSLFERGIGEATDIVGKEMYTFQDRGDRSLTLRPEGTAGVVRAYIEHGLYSQGGVQRLWYLGPMFRYERPQSGRYRQFHQLGVEVLGSADPRADAEVIALALDILKALGLEDVTLMLNSVGDRDDRAHYRQALVDYLTPYAADLDPDSQDRLHRNPLRILDSKDPRTQAIVNEAPRLLDYLSASSQQHFEQVQSLLEELGIPYQINPTLVRGLDYYTHTAFEFQQGSLGTEGTVCGGGRYDHLVEELGGPATPAIGWAMGLERLILLMGDRPKEPSPVPHLYVVTRGSSAERQGLVLAQQLRHQGYIVEVDFSGSSFKNQLKRANRSGATHCLVIGEEEAAAQTVQVKWLASGEQEQVAQADLLSAAGRSRLFGEQ; the protein is encoded by the coding sequence ATGGGGTTACAAGCACCACGGGGTACCCGCGACATTTTGCCTGCCGAGCGTATCTATTGGCAGCAGCTAGAGGCGACGGCACGGCAGATTCTAGATCGCGCGGCCTATCGGGAAATTTGTACGCCTATTTTTGAGCAAACCAGTCTGTTTGAGCGGGGCATTGGCGAGGCCACCGATATTGTCGGCAAGGAGATGTACACTTTTCAGGACAGGGGCGATCGCTCCTTGACCCTGCGCCCCGAAGGCACCGCTGGGGTGGTGCGTGCCTACATTGAGCATGGCCTCTACAGCCAAGGTGGGGTGCAACGCCTCTGGTACCTAGGGCCCATGTTTCGCTACGAGCGTCCCCAATCCGGGCGGTATCGCCAATTTCACCAGTTGGGCGTAGAAGTGCTCGGCAGTGCCGATCCCCGCGCCGATGCGGAAGTCATTGCCTTGGCGCTGGATATTCTCAAAGCCCTTGGCCTTGAAGACGTGACCCTAATGCTCAACTCTGTGGGCGATCGCGACGATCGCGCGCACTACCGCCAAGCCTTAGTGGACTATCTCACCCCCTACGCCGCCGATCTGGACCCCGATTCCCAAGATCGCCTTCACCGCAACCCCTTGCGGATCCTCGATAGCAAGGATCCACGCACTCAAGCCATTGTCAATGAGGCACCCCGCCTATTGGATTACCTAAGTGCGTCATCGCAGCAGCACTTTGAGCAGGTGCAGTCCCTCTTGGAGGAGCTAGGTATTCCCTATCAAATTAACCCTACCCTTGTGCGGGGACTCGACTACTATACCCACACTGCCTTTGAATTTCAGCAGGGCAGCCTAGGCACTGAAGGCACTGTCTGTGGCGGCGGACGCTACGATCACCTCGTTGAGGAATTAGGCGGGCCAGCGACCCCAGCCATTGGTTGGGCAATGGGGCTAGAGCGGCTGATTCTGCTGATGGGCGATCGCCCCAAGGAACCTAGCCCTGTTCCCCATCTTTACGTAGTCACCCGGGGCAGTAGTGCCGAACGGCAGGGGCTAGTCTTGGCGCAACAACTGCGCCATCAAGGGTACATTGTTGAAGTAGATTTCAGTGGCAGCAGCTTCAAAAACCAACTGAAGCGGGCAAACCGCAGTGGCGCTACCCACTGCCTCGTGATCGGTGAGGAGGAAGCAGCAGCGCAAACGGTACAGGTGAAGTGGTTAGCGTCCGGCGAGCAGGAGCAAGTTGCTCAGGCGGATTTGCTCTCAGCAGCGGGGCGATCGCGCCTTTTTGGGGAGCAATGA
- a CDS encoding sirohydrochlorin chelatase, translating into MSRAYFLIAHGSPSADPQQAMVQVVSHLASLGKVGWGALESQAHPLELQILHFCQQVQQPVVLLPLFLLPGNHVAVDVPKALAAAEAIAPFPLHCLPFLGSQPRFQVWLQQQLVNAKADILVGHGSRRHAVLPWFQQLCDSLGVLPALLSDPESLSNALKQRRALEYAHSHLFGYFLFGGKTVDAFTEQVQQLQTEYPQQRLSVTPAIAPTPEFIATIAAILAQDVVS; encoded by the coding sequence ATGAGCCGCGCCTACTTTTTAATTGCCCACGGTAGCCCCAGTGCTGACCCGCAGCAGGCCATGGTGCAGGTTGTGAGCCATCTCGCCTCCTTAGGTAAGGTGGGATGGGGTGCCCTAGAAAGCCAAGCGCATCCCCTTGAGCTACAAATTCTGCACTTTTGCCAACAAGTCCAGCAGCCCGTGGTGCTGTTGCCCCTATTTCTGCTGCCCGGAAACCATGTCGCGGTGGATGTACCGAAGGCGTTGGCCGCTGCTGAGGCGATCGCGCCTTTTCCGTTGCATTGCCTGCCATTTCTAGGGAGTCAGCCGCGCTTTCAGGTATGGCTCCAGCAGCAGCTTGTCAATGCTAAAGCAGATATTCTGGTGGGGCATGGCAGTCGGCGGCATGCTGTCTTGCCATGGTTTCAGCAGTTGTGTGACTCCTTGGGGGTGTTGCCTGCTCTGCTGAGCGACCCCGAGAGCCTTAGCAATGCCCTGAAACAGCGCCGGGCATTGGAGTACGCCCATAGCCATCTGTTTGGTTACTTTCTCTTTGGCGGCAAAACCGTTGATGCCTTTACAGAGCAAGTGCAGCAGCTACAGACAGAGTACCCTCAGCAACGGCTGTCCGTTACACCGGCGATCGCCCCCACGCCGGAGTTCATCGCCACGATCGCCGCAATTTTAGCCCAAGACGTTGTGTCATGA
- the csaB gene encoding polysaccharide pyruvyl transferase CsaB — MTQVVLCGYYGYGNAGDEALLATLLEQLPAHCTPIVLSGNPQATTALYGVAACDRYQWRQVLRTLRRSQVFIWGGGSLIQDVTSWRSPLYYLGLMTLAQHLGCRTVAWAQGIGPVKSPVYRWWLRQLLRRCIAVTVRDSGSAALLRQWQIPHQQGADPVWLMRSPPPSAPSRTPTIAVSLRPHPTLTPERFATIAAALRAWQEDAGLEVLLLPFQPCQDLPLAEQLYGQLIASQTRLLCLADPRQIKAVLAGVQGAIAMRLHALIMAASVGCPCFALSYDPKVSHLMADTGIPGWELSALPATPHVLLSQWQQHWHPNPPYLNYQAYRDSAQVHQAALEGLGDTF, encoded by the coding sequence ATGACTCAAGTGGTTCTCTGTGGGTACTACGGCTACGGCAATGCGGGGGATGAAGCCCTGTTGGCCACCCTCCTCGAGCAACTGCCAGCCCACTGCACCCCCATCGTCCTCAGCGGCAACCCCCAAGCTACAACAGCACTCTATGGTGTGGCCGCCTGCGATCGCTACCAGTGGAGACAGGTTCTGCGCACCCTGCGCCGCAGTCAGGTCTTTATTTGGGGCGGCGGTAGCCTCATTCAGGATGTCACCAGTTGGCGTAGCCCCCTCTACTACCTTGGCTTAATGACCCTTGCCCAACACTTGGGCTGTCGCACCGTGGCATGGGCACAGGGGATTGGGCCTGTGAAATCGCCTGTCTATCGGTGGTGGCTGCGGCAACTGCTGCGGCGGTGTATTGCCGTTACCGTGCGTGACTCTGGTTCGGCGGCACTGCTGCGCCAATGGCAGATTCCCCACCAGCAGGGGGCGGATCCCGTATGGTTAATGCGCTCACCCCCCCCTTCGGCACCTAGCCGCACCCCCACGATTGCAGTGTCATTGCGCCCCCATCCCACCTTGACCCCTGAGCGCTTCGCAACCATTGCTGCTGCTCTCCGGGCTTGGCAAGAAGACGCAGGGCTTGAGGTTCTGCTACTGCCCTTTCAGCCCTGCCAAGATTTACCCCTTGCGGAGCAACTGTATGGGCAACTCATTGCATCGCAGACCCGCCTCCTCTGCCTTGCAGATCCACGCCAGATCAAAGCCGTGCTGGCCGGAGTGCAGGGGGCGATCGCCATGCGCCTTCATGCCCTGATTATGGCCGCCAGTGTGGGCTGTCCCTGTTTTGCCCTAAGCTATGACCCTAAAGTAAGCCATTTAATGGCAGATACCGGAATCCCCGGCTGGGAGTTGTCTGCTCTACCGGCGACCCCCCACGTCCTACTCAGCCAATGGCAGCAGCACTGGCACCCCAACCCACCTTACCTCAATTACCAAGCCTATCGAGACTCGGCACAGGTGCATCAAGCAGCCCTTGAGGGACTGGGAGATACGTTTTAG
- a CDS encoding metallothionein — MTTVSQMKCACPHCLCIVSLSDAIMVADKPYCSEVCANGTCKAQGGCGHTGCGCS; from the coding sequence ATGACCACTGTTTCCCAAATGAAATGTGCTTGCCCCCACTGCCTGTGCATTGTTTCCTTGAGTGATGCCATCATGGTAGCGGATAAACCCTACTGCTCCGAGGTCTGTGCCAATGGCACCTGTAAAGCACAGGGTGGGTGCGGCCACACAGGTTGCGGCTGTAGCTAA